In one window of Syntrophales bacterium DNA:
- a CDS encoding DEAD/DEAH box helicase family protein: MPAMAIVNTMAINLDDQQKTAVDKLKSGSILCGGVGSGKSRTALAYYFMKECGGRIKINGVGEFTEMKNPKDLYIITTSKKRDTLEWEGECAPFMISTKKEHSISGVKVTVDSWNNLRKYIGVRNSFFIFDEQRLVGSGTWVKSFLKIVKANNWILLSATPGDTWTDYIPVFLANGFYKNRTQFLRRHAVYNRFTRYPKIEKYIEEARLSKLRDSITISMNYQKSTISHNQIKIVSYDKEAFNKVLAKRWNIYENRPVKAIGELCYLLRKVVNSDPSRIDTVKQIIKIHPKLIIFYNFDYELEMLRKLGEELHLRTGEWNGHVHQEVPDGETWLYLVQYSAGAEGWNCIKTDTTVFFSQNYSYKIMVQAAGRIDRRNTPFKDLYYYHIRSNSIIDLAIAKAIRKKRDFNIHRFMDV, encoded by the coding sequence ATGCCTGCGATGGCGATTGTAAACACCATGGCGATTAATCTTGACGATCAACAAAAAACGGCAGTAGATAAGCTGAAGTCCGGCTCCATCCTTTGTGGTGGGGTCGGCTCCGGCAAGTCTAGAACTGCCCTAGCCTATTACTTTATGAAAGAATGCGGTGGAAGAATAAAAATAAACGGCGTTGGCGAATTTACAGAAATGAAGAACCCAAAAGACCTTTATATTATAACCACTTCAAAAAAACGCGACACTCTTGAATGGGAGGGCGAGTGCGCACCATTTATGATATCGACAAAGAAAGAGCATAGTATTAGCGGTGTAAAGGTTACCGTCGATTCGTGGAACAATCTTAGAAAGTATATTGGTGTCAGAAACTCATTCTTTATTTTTGACGAACAGCGGTTGGTCGGATCCGGTACGTGGGTAAAATCGTTTCTTAAAATCGTAAAAGCAAACAATTGGATTCTTCTCAGCGCAACACCAGGGGATACATGGACCGATTATATACCGGTGTTCTTGGCTAATGGTTTCTATAAAAACCGTACTCAATTTCTTAGAAGACATGCTGTTTATAATCGGTTTACCAGATATCCAAAGATTGAGAAATATATAGAGGAAGCGCGCCTATCAAAATTGAGGGACTCGATAACTATCTCAATGAATTATCAAAAATCTACAATATCGCACAATCAAATAAAAATTGTTTCGTATGATAAGGAGGCGTTCAATAAAGTATTAGCCAAACGCTGGAATATATATGAAAATCGCCCAGTAAAAGCTATAGGAGAATTGTGTTATCTTTTAAGAAAAGTTGTAAATAGTGACCCATCAAGAATAGACACAGTTAAACAAATAATCAAGATCCATCCAAAGTTAATAATATTCTATAACTTTGATTATGAACTTGAGATGCTTAGAAAACTTGGCGAAGAACTGCACTTGCGTACAGGAGAATGGAATGGGCATGTGCATCAGGAAGTTCCAGACGGGGAAACATGGTTATACCTAGTACAGTATTCTGCAGGAGCGGAAGGGTGGAATTGTATAAAGACAGACACTACAGTCTTCTTTTCACAGAACTACTCGTATAAGATCATGGTGCAAGCGGCAGGTCGCATAGACCGTCGAAACACGCCATTCAAGGATCTATATTATTACCACATAAGATCAAATTCTATTATTGATCTTGCCATCGCAAAAGCAATTAGAAAAAAAAGAGACTTTAACATTCATCGTTTTATGGATGTTTGA